The Citrus sinensis cultivar Valencia sweet orange chromosome 4, DVS_A1.0, whole genome shotgun sequence DNA segment ATCTTTCAGCAGCTGAGGCTTTAGCTTCCTCAACTCTACGCATGGCATCGTGTTCTTCCAAGGCATCTATCTGGGTTACCACCTCTGAAAATCAAGTTCATATTGTactacttttaatttttttatcacttgtGATTTGGCTTGCCTTGATAATCATGTATTTgtgttttataaagttttggttGATTTCAATTCTTACCAGCCAAACAACTCTGGTAGTCAATTTCTCTATAAAGCTAAACTAAATAGAAGCCCCACAGTCCAAATTTAACAAGCGTTCAACCTCTTGCtcctttcaatttcaaatagtTCCAGCCTCCACTAGAAAAGCTCAGACATACTTCCAAGTCCAAATAAACCTAAATAAAAGAGTGCTTTTCTTGACTTTATACAGAACCACTTCCAATCTCATCCTAAGTCTCCGACTCATAAATCCTAATCATCAAATCATCAATTCCCATAACAAACACCGTTAGCTAATTAACCTAAAAACAGCCTCATTTATTATGCATAGACAGCTAACAAATTACAaactgaaaacaaaaataccaaaaatggGTATGGCACGAACCTGCCTTGCAAGAGATGCCCAAGTCCAATCGCTCCGAACACCGTGAGGGAAATCATCGGAAGCCCGTATCTTACAAAAGGGTGCTTGCGGCCCCACCTTTTGAACGGCGATGGCGTCTGAGCCTTTGACGACTTTGTGGAAACGTTCTTGGGTTTGTCGGACTGAGACATCACTGTCTGTGTCTCAACAGTTGTCATCGTCTTCAACTTCACATGAAACAATCGTCGCCGTTTTGCATTTTCGTTTTCATTTATCAGAGTTTCTCTTCGGAGAAATGAGAGACCAATTGAACAAAAGGATGGGTCTGAGTGAGGCCCAATTGGGCCTAGTATTTACTTACAAGAGTAGGACGTCCCTCTAAATTCCTTCTAGAGCCCCactttaattgaaattatctaaaaatttaaataaattattcttttaataactttttacATCCACTCCATtccataatttatattatattttagattttaatttttttttaaacttttaagaattaagaagTATGAAGGTAGAaattatacaataaaaaaaataatttaagattttaggaTGTGTAcgcatttataaataaaaatttaaaagaaatattctttttaagataaaataattgattttaatttattgggTTAGTATTTAATAAACTAAGGTAAGGGTATTTTAGGGAATAgaattgaaaagaaatgttaTAAAATCGTTGAGGGGTGTTAAAAGCTATGCTCTATTTATAATCCTTGGGCTAAGGTTAAGGATGTCTGTGTTGGTAAccaaatctatttattttatttttattttaataataaaagttttgtttgattattaggtacttttttttcttttatatataaatcatcTCATTTTTAACATTTGTATTATGTCAGAagcttttccatttttatacATAAACTATAAGCCTCGATATTCAGATTgcatcatattaaaattatttcattttattcaagaaaatttCTATGTTTTTGCGGAGCATAACTCTTCTGTAAACACTGAgatttcatcaattaattaaactactACTAGTACCCACATAAACTATGAGATTTCATCGATTAAAACTTAATTGTTGCGAATTATTGACAAccattgaatttgaatgttCAGAGCCTTGTGCCACTTCTTGCCTTGCTAttcattcttaattaatatcaaaatgttgagcatttttctctctttatttcTTGCTATTATTCATCAATTCTTGCTCTTACAGAATTATTTAAACCTGAATGAAGAGTTTCTACTCAGTAATTCTTCATCCAAAGTCCAAACACTTTAGCTGTGCAAGTATGCTGAGTTCCAAATACAGAGCTTTGAAAACTAAGAAACAAATAGACATCGCTATCACAACATAGGACTGAATATTGTATCGCAATCTAAAGTCAATAGAAGAAGAatcttcataaaaaaattgtctaCATATACTTACACCATCCACTaaatcaaaaacaaacaaacaaacaagtaaaCTATCTATCTTTTCAATAGTTAGAAATCAGAAAGGAACTGAAACAAAACCTTAATTGTCTAAGATTGGAAAATAGCATCTCCTGAATTACCATTACTTTGATTTACTTTTGCATTCATAAGTGGTGCCGTTGATGAGGGAGATTCTTTGGGATTGCAGGTTTTTGGCACTTTTAGACCACTGGACTTCGACTTTAATCTAAATGGGAATTTCTTTGAGAATATGTTCCAACTCCCTTTCGCTTTCACCAACTTCTCAATCTCTTGTTTCATGCTCATGCACTCTTTCTCGAGGTCAGAAACACGCTCCCTCATGTTGTCCACAGCTACAATGGAGTCTTGAGAGTTTCGTGCTTGGGCGTGACCATCGTTTCTGGTGAGTGCAAGATTCCCACTTGGATTTTGCGAGTTATCAAGGTTGTCAGAGACAAAGAACCAACCAGCTATGGAGGTACGGAGCCTAAGCTGTTCAAAGAACAGAACTTGTACAATGACTCGAAGTGGCAGCCTTTCGTTCTGGGCTGCATGGGTGCTGGCTTCCAGGGAGAGCTTCTGGCAGTCCATGAGCCGGCAAATCTGCTCCCTCTCGGAGTCTGTCAGCCAGGGATGAGCCTGACAGTTGAGAAATGCATCAGCATCTCGTACAAAAGATGAAATTAGTAACATAAGATGCATGGGTAACATTGACAATAATTGACTGATAGAGGACACTCTAGTAACCGAATACAAAGTTGCATTGTTACCTTGAGAAATATATCAATAGCACGGTAGATTCCATCATCCAATGGCCTAGCATAGTCAGGAATTGCAGAAGCAAGTGACTGAAATTTTGGCAACTTCAAATTGACATCAGGTGCTACCTCAGACAGATATCCATCCACCAGATTAGCTACCATTGTCATTGGCGTCAGTGAATGGGAACCTCCAATCAACTGACCCTCATCAGTTATACAATTTGAATCAATTGTATCATGATTAATCAGCATGAAGTGATCAAGAATCCGCTGAACACAGTCGATGTCATACAGGGTCTCCACTGAGTACCCCATATTCGGGATTAGGAGATCTTCAAGAGCTGCTTGATCCAACTGGGAGCCAATCCGTTTCTCCAAGATTTCTCGACATGATTGGCTAGCCTGTAGTTTCAGTGATGTGCGTAGAAGTCTAAGCAGAAATTTTGTTGGTGTGACCCCCTTTTTATCAGGTATTAACTCCACTAATTCTTCAAGGAGAGTCCTTTGAAATTCCTCGGATGGTGCAGAAATAATCGATACAGGTTCAACACGGCTCCCATTCTGGAAGCTTGACTGTCTACCTAGCAACGGCAGATGCCTCTTCGCATAGTGAATAATGGACCCAGCAATGCTTTCTTGCTTTATGCTGCTCATTCCAACAGCCAGAATCAGCCTTTTGTAAAGTGGGAGTCTAAGGAAAGACACATCCTCATACCACCAATCCTCAGTCACAGGTTGTGGCTTGGATGATGCGCCTATTCCATTCCATAACATAGTTCCTCCTGGACTCTGCTCATCTGTGCGACCTGACATAGGCCAACTGAACAAACTTGGATCTGCGCAAGCTTTCATCGCTAAGGAATTGATGCATCTAGAAACAATATGAAGCTCTTCTGCATGCGGTAGATCCTCTTCACACGTTTCAAGAGCTCTGATCGAGTCTGTCCAGTTACCAAAGACTTCGTTAAGAAAGTTTTCTGTTTGCGTGATGAGATTTCCTTCTCCATATTCATCACTCATTCGTAGATACTCAGCGGCACACCTAAGACTGACTACATTTGCTGCAGTGAGATCTATTTTTACACCATAACAGAATTTAGCTACAAGCAAAAATGCCTTGGCTCCTCCAGGTATATCATGAAATTGCAAAACACACTTCTTCTCAGCCTCACCAGAAAATTCTGCAATTAGATTTTCTAACACTCCACTTCTAGACAGCAATGGAAACTGAAGCAGAGATCAAGAAGGAAAGAGTCACATGCAGTCCAATGAGCAAATATGAACAGATCCATAAACGAAAACACAAGCACGTTACAGACAGTGGCTACTGTAGCTGTAAAAAGCCATGAAGTGGAGAAACTTTTTGCCTCTGACAATGCAAGGGAATACAAGGTTGAGACATAAGAAAATTCTTGAAACTACATACAGCACATTGGAAGATAGAAAATAGCAGAAACCTTAAGTATAACAAGACACCTATATATTTAACTTCCAAGATGAAGATTTTAGGTTGACTATCAGTTCATTTGCATTAAATTGGAGATTGCCTGAAAGAAttaaatgtcaatttttttataaaacaatcGTAAAAGCTTCAAAGCATGAGATGTGTGACTAAAGGGATTTGAGCCTTAAATTTGCAATTGGTATTTTCGTCGAGCCTCACCTCAATGTGTGCCATAATGAAGTCTTTCCCTTTTTCAGACCATTGCattatattctctcatttataTGCCAGAAATTAGAATGGtgaaaaatgacaagaaaagCGTTGGGCAAGTAGAGCACACCTTGTGGAGATGAAAAGACCACTCTCCAACTTCAATGATGACATCACTTGGAAGTCCAGATGAGCATAGCCTGTAAAAGAGGCATATTAACAACAACTTCACTAAATGGACACCAAAAAGCAGAACAGTTACCACTTGTACATAGTAAAACCAGAAACTCAAGCATGGGGAAGAGATGTTTTCGATTAAATGATGGTCTCAAATTCAGCATCTCTGTGTGATCCAGAGGTTGAAAACCAAATACTTCAACAAGTCGCTATCAAGAACTAAAATGTActtcaaaaatcaatttaaatccAAATATCTCACCTTACAGTCATATCTAACCAACATAAACTTTGGTATGATCATGAAAGAAAAACGTAATCTTACATTCGAGAAGGATATGGATGAGGCTATTATCGCcaactaaaaatatttcaaatctAAAACCCTTTGGCCATGTCGAGGGTGTAAATCTCACCTCATAGAAACAAAGCTACTAGTCCCTAATCATATAATCCCAATCCACAGTCAACATTTGCTCAATCCTATTGCATTATAAGCACAAGTTGTAATACTCTGTGGAACTATCAACGCCTGTCCTCGTCACTGAGTCTCTCTCTCCCCCTTGTCAAAcattcagtttttttttttttaaatacatgtattttcataaaacgaGCCTAACACATTCAGTCCATACGACAGACCATGGTTAGTCTATAATTCACAAAATCATCTCTGCACAGGTTTTCCTCCTTCACAAGTCATAAACCATAGAATACAAAACGTTCATAATCATCATATAAACAGAATAAATCGCACTGAATCAAAAGCAGAAGCACTCTGTCTATTAGTCATTCAAAAggtaaacaaacaaacaatcaggtctaaaaggaaaaataaaaacaacccAGAAATCAATTTTGAATGCCATCAGAAACCcacattctaaatttttcaGGTGATTACATTACAACTATAAATTTAGTACagaaacaagaaataaaaacaaaccaGTTTTGACAATTTTCAATATTACCACAATGCAGACAAGcagaaataagaaaatagaatCAATAAATGAGACAGACCAGGTTTGGCCATCGAGGTGAAACACTTCAGATTTAGATCCCAGCTTCATGCAAGCCATGTTAATTACTTTCTAACAACTGAACGGTCTTTTGTTATCATTAACAAGAGGTTCTGAAACTGTGAAAGACATGAACACGTGAACTGAAAAGTGGCAATGGTGAAAACGATAAAACTAGcccccaaaaaagaaaatgaataaaaataaaaaatgtgggttttttttttttcctctctgcAATGTGTGCAAATGTTTTCAGCTTTTTGGAGATGGTCCCGAGTCTAAAGGGGGAAAATCCAGGAAGCAGAATCGGTTACTGCTGACTGTTACAAGG contains these protein-coding regions:
- the LOC102609416 gene encoding BTB/POZ domain-containing protein At5g03250-like codes for the protein MACMKLGSKSEVFHLDGQTWLCSSGLPSDVIIEVGEWSFHLHKFPLLSRSGVLENLIAEFSGEAEKKCVLQFHDIPGGAKAFLLVAKFCYGVKIDLTAANVVSLRCAAEYLRMSDEYGEGNLITQTENFLNEVFGNWTDSIRALETCEEDLPHAEELHIVSRCINSLAMKACADPSLFSWPMSGRTDEQSPGGTMLWNGIGASSKPQPVTEDWWYEDVSFLRLPLYKRLILAVGMSSIKQESIAGSIIHYAKRHLPLLGRQSSFQNGSRVEPVSIISAPSEEFQRTLLEELVELIPDKKGVTPTKFLLRLLRTSLKLQASQSCREILEKRIGSQLDQAALEDLLIPNMGYSVETLYDIDCVQRILDHFMLINHDTIDSNCITDEGQLIGGSHSLTPMTMVANLVDGYLSEVAPDVNLKLPKFQSLASAIPDYARPLDDGIYRAIDIFLKAHPWLTDSEREQICRLMDCQKLSLEASTHAAQNERLPLRVIVQVLFFEQLRLRTSIAGWFFVSDNLDNSQNPSGNLALTRNDGHAQARNSQDSIVAVDNMRERVSDLEKECMSMKQEIEKLVKAKGSWNIFSKKFPFRLKSKSSGLKVPKTCNPKESPSSTAPLMNAKVNQSNGNSGDAIFQS